One window of Enterobacter sp. RHBSTW-00175 genomic DNA carries:
- the nusA gene encoding transcription termination factor NusA, producing MNKEILAVVEAVSNEKSLPREKIFEALESALATATKKKYEQEIDVRVEIDRKSGDFDTFRRWVIVEEVTQPTKEITLEAARFEDESLNVGEYVEDQIESVTFDRITTQTAKQVIVQKVREAERAMVVDQFRDQEGEIVTGVVKKVNRDNISLEVKSEGLAGNAEAVILREDMLPRENFRPGDRIRGVLYAVRPEARGAQLFVTRSKPEMLVELFRIEVPEIGEEVIEIKAAARDPGSRAKIAVKTNDKRIDPVGACVGMRGARVQAVSTELGGERIDIVLWDDNPAQFVINAMAPADVASIVVDEDKHTMDIAVEAGNLAQAIGRNGQNVRLASQLSGWELNVMTVDDLQAKHQAEAHAAIDTFTKYLDIDEDFATVLVEEGFSSLEELAYVPMKELLEIDGLDEPTVEALRERAKNALTTLALAQEESLGDNKPADDLLNLEGLDRAIAFKLAARGVCTLEDLAEQGVDDLADIEGLTDEKAGELIMAARNICWFGDEA from the coding sequence ATGAACAAAGAAATTTTGGCTGTTGTTGAAGCCGTTTCCAACGAGAAATCACTGCCGCGTGAGAAAATTTTCGAAGCGCTGGAAAGTGCACTGGCTACAGCAACCAAGAAAAAATACGAACAAGAGATCGATGTTCGCGTAGAAATCGATCGTAAAAGCGGTGACTTCGATACATTCCGTCGTTGGGTGATTGTTGAAGAAGTGACTCAGCCAACCAAAGAAATCACGCTGGAAGCAGCGCGTTTCGAAGACGAAAGTCTGAACGTTGGCGAGTACGTTGAAGATCAGATCGAATCTGTGACCTTTGACCGTATCACCACTCAGACGGCGAAACAGGTTATCGTACAGAAAGTACGTGAAGCTGAGCGCGCAATGGTTGTCGATCAGTTCCGCGACCAGGAAGGCGAAATCGTTACTGGCGTGGTGAAGAAAGTTAACCGCGACAACATCTCTCTGGAAGTCAAATCCGAAGGGCTGGCGGGTAACGCTGAAGCCGTTATCCTGCGTGAAGACATGCTGCCGCGTGAAAACTTCCGTCCTGGCGACCGTATCCGTGGTGTTCTGTATGCCGTTCGCCCTGAAGCACGTGGTGCGCAGCTGTTCGTGACCCGTTCTAAACCAGAAATGCTGGTTGAACTGTTCCGTATCGAAGTGCCGGAAATCGGCGAAGAAGTTATCGAAATTAAAGCCGCTGCCCGTGATCCTGGTTCTCGCGCGAAAATCGCTGTGAAAACCAACGACAAGCGTATCGATCCAGTGGGTGCATGTGTAGGTATGCGCGGTGCGCGTGTTCAGGCTGTTTCTACTGAACTGGGCGGCGAGCGTATCGATATCGTCCTGTGGGACGACAACCCAGCGCAGTTCGTTATCAACGCAATGGCGCCGGCTGATGTCGCATCTATTGTGGTTGACGAAGACAAGCACACCATGGATATCGCCGTTGAAGCGGGTAACCTGGCGCAGGCTATCGGCCGTAATGGCCAGAACGTTCGTCTGGCTTCACAGCTGAGCGGTTGGGAACTCAACGTGATGACCGTTGATGACCTGCAGGCTAAGCATCAGGCTGAAGCCCATGCAGCGATTGATACCTTCACTAAATACCTGGATATTGACGAAGATTTCGCCACCGTCCTGGTTGAAGAAGGCTTCTCCTCGCTGGAAGAACTGGCCTATGTGCCAATGAAAGAGCTGCTGGAAATTGACGGTCTGGATGAGCCAACCGTTGAAGCCCTGCGTGAACGCGCTAAAAACGCACTGACCACCCTGGCACTGGCTCAGGAAGAAAGCCTTGGCGATAATAAGCCGGCTGATGACCTGCTGAATCTGGAAGGTCTTGATCGTGCGATTGCGTTCAAGCTGGCTGCCCGTGGTGTTTGTACGCTGGAAGATCTCGCTGAGCAAGGCGTTGATGACCTGGCTGATATCGAAGGTTTAACCGACGAGAAAGCCGGCGAACTCATCATGGCCGCACGTAATATTTGCTGGTTCGGCGACGAAGCGTAA
- the rimP gene encoding ribosome maturation factor RimP: MSTLEQKLTEMITAPVEALGYELVGIEFVRGRTSTLRIYIDSEDGINVDDCADVSHQVSAVMDVEDPITVAYNLEVSSPGLDRPMFTAEHYVRFTGEEVALVLRMAVQNRRKWQGIIKAVDGEMITVTVEGKDEVFALSNIQKANLVPHF, translated from the coding sequence TTGTCCACATTAGAGCAAAAATTAACAGAGATGATTACTGCACCGGTCGAAGCACTGGGCTACGAACTGGTCGGCATCGAATTCGTTCGCGGCCGTACATCGACGCTGCGCATCTATATTGATAGTGAAGATGGCATCAATGTTGATGATTGTGCTGATGTTAGCCACCAGGTGAGCGCGGTAATGGATGTTGAAGATCCGATCACCGTTGCCTATAACCTGGAAGTTTCCTCACCTGGCCTCGATCGCCCGATGTTCACGGCCGAGCACTATGTGCGCTTTACCGGTGAAGAAGTGGCTCTCGTTCTGCGTATGGCCGTACAGAACCGCCGCAAATGGCAGGGTATTATCAAAGCCGTTGATGGTGAAATGATCACGGTGACAGTCGAAGGCAAAGATGAAGTGTTCGCGCTGAGTAATATCCAGAAGGCGAACCTGGTTCCCCACTTTTAA
- the argG gene encoding argininosuccinate synthase, with protein MTTILKHLPVGQRIGIAFSGGLDTSAALLWMRQKGAVPYAYTANLGQPDEEDYDAIPRRAMEYGAENARLIDCRKQLVAEGIAAIQCGAFHNTTGGLTYFNTTPLGRAVTGTMLVAAMKEDGVNIWGDGSTYKGNDIERFYRYGLLTNAELQIYKPWLDTDFIDELGGRHEMSEFMIACGFDYKMSVEKAYSTDSNMLGATHEAKDLEFLNSSVKIVNPIMGVKFWDENVKIQAEEVTVRFERGHPVALNGQTFADDVELMLEANRIGGRHGLGMSDQIENRIIEAKSRGIYEAPGMALLHIAYERLLTGIHNEDTIEQYHSHGRQLGKLLYQGRWFDPQALMLRDSLQRWVASAITGEVTLELRRGNDYSILNTVSDNLTYKAERLTMEKGESVFSPDDRIGQLTMRNLDITDTREKLFNYIENGLLSANSGNGLPQVENLEHSDKK; from the coding sequence ATGACGACGATTCTCAAGCATCTTCCGGTAGGACAACGTATAGGCATCGCCTTCTCCGGCGGTCTGGATACCAGCGCTGCACTGCTGTGGATGCGCCAAAAGGGAGCGGTTCCTTATGCATATACTGCGAACCTCGGTCAGCCAGATGAGGAAGATTATGATGCGATCCCTCGTCGTGCCATGGAGTATGGCGCAGAGAACGCACGTCTGATTGACTGCCGCAAGCAGCTGGTAGCTGAAGGTATTGCAGCTATTCAGTGCGGTGCATTCCATAACACCACTGGCGGCCTGACCTATTTCAACACCACCCCACTGGGTCGTGCTGTTACCGGCACCATGCTGGTTGCTGCGATGAAAGAAGATGGTGTGAATATCTGGGGCGATGGCAGCACCTATAAAGGTAACGATATTGAACGTTTCTATCGTTATGGCCTGCTGACGAACGCCGAACTGCAAATTTACAAGCCGTGGCTGGATACTGACTTTATCGATGAACTGGGCGGTCGTCATGAAATGTCCGAGTTTATGATCGCCTGCGGTTTTGACTACAAAATGTCTGTCGAGAAAGCCTACTCCACCGACTCCAACATGCTGGGCGCAACACACGAAGCAAAAGACCTGGAATTCCTGAACTCCAGCGTAAAAATTGTTAACCCAATCATGGGCGTGAAGTTCTGGGATGAGAATGTAAAAATCCAGGCTGAAGAAGTGACCGTTCGCTTTGAGCGCGGCCACCCGGTAGCCCTGAACGGCCAGACTTTTGCTGATGATGTGGAACTGATGCTGGAAGCTAACCGCATTGGCGGCCGTCATGGGCTGGGTATGAGCGATCAGATTGAAAACCGTATCATTGAAGCGAAAAGCCGTGGCATCTACGAAGCCCCGGGGATGGCGCTGCTGCATATCGCTTACGAACGTCTGCTGACCGGTATTCACAACGAAGACACCATCGAGCAGTATCACTCTCATGGCCGTCAGTTGGGTAAACTGCTGTATCAGGGTCGCTGGTTCGATCCACAGGCACTGATGCTGCGTGATTCTCTGCAACGCTGGGTGGCGAGCGCAATCACTGGTGAAGTTACGCTGGAACTGCGTCGCGGTAACGACTACTCAATTTTGAACACCGTGTCTGACAACCTGACTTACAAAGCTGAACGTCTGACCATGGAAAAAGGCGAGTCTGTGTTCTCTCCTGATGACCGTATCGGCCAGTTGACCATGCGTAATCTGGACATTACAGATACCCGCGAGAAGCTGTTCAATTACATTGAAAATGGCCTGCTTTCCGCAAACTCCGGTAATGGCCTGCCGCAGGTTGAGAATCTGGAACATAGCGATAAGAAGTAA
- the secG gene encoding preprotein translocase subunit SecG, whose translation MYEALLVIFLIVAIALVALIMLQQGKGADMGASFGAGASGTLFGSSGSANFMTRTTAILATLFFIISLALGNINSNKTSKGSEWENLSAPAKTEQTTQPAEPAKPTSDIPH comes from the coding sequence ATGTACGAAGCTCTTTTAGTTATTTTCCTTATTGTAGCCATCGCTCTCGTAGCGCTGATCATGCTGCAACAAGGTAAAGGCGCTGATATGGGAGCCTCCTTCGGAGCAGGCGCTTCCGGTACGCTGTTTGGTTCAAGTGGTTCTGCGAACTTCATGACCCGTACAACTGCGATTCTGGCCACGCTGTTCTTCATCATCAGTCTGGCGCTGGGCAATATCAACAGCAACAAGACCAGTAAAGGAAGCGAGTGGGAAAACCTGAGTGCGCCAGCAAAAACTGAGCAGACTACTCAGCCAGCTGAACCGGCTAAGCCGACCAGCGATATCCCGCACTAA